The Capra hircus breed San Clemente chromosome 2, ASM170441v1, whole genome shotgun sequence genome window below encodes:
- the TNP1 gene encoding spermatid nuclear transition protein 1: MSTSRKLKSQGMRRGKNRTPHKGVKRGGSKRKYRKSSLKSRKRCDDANRNFRSHL, encoded by the exons ATGTCGACCAGCCGCAAGTTAAAGAGTCAGGGCATGAGGAGGGGCAAGAACAGAACTCCTCACAAGGGAGTCAAGAGAGGCGGCAGCAAAAGAAAGTATCGGAAGAGCAGCCTGAAGAGTAGAAAACGCTGTGATGATG CCAATCGCAATTTCCGCTCCCACTTGTGA